The genomic segment TTTCTTCCTCTCCCTCCTCTTCAAGTTTCTCTTCTTCCGTTTTTAAACCTACAGCGACTTGCCTTGCATGCATTTGTGCTTCTATTGCTGCTTCTGTTATTGCATCTTCAACTGGGGTTGCATATCCTACTTGGAATAGGCTTGTCCTTCTTGCTGAAATTGGTTTTTCTGCGTATAGGAAACCTCCAATATCTGCTACTATACTTTCTTGTATCGCGACTTTTTCAAACATGTGCTGTACTTCTTCGACTTCTTTCGGCGATAATTTCCCCTTACCTACTTTGCTGAGTACCTCCTTCAGTTTGTCTGTTAAATGTTCTTTATCTGAAAATTTAATCATTTCATTTCTGAGAGCCCATATATCAACAGGTGGAGTTAACCCTTCTTTTGAATATATCAGTTTTGCTGCTTCAACCAAATTCGCCTGATATGCATGAGCTATACTCTCTCCACTGATGACTGGTACGTAAACGAGTTTATATCCATCTTCAACTTTCAATATGTATGGTGCTCTTCTACGTCTGCTTACGTTTCCTATAGTTTCAGCCATATTTAATGCTTCAATATTCGCTCGTACTCTCCCTGCAAGAGATACGTATACCATATTACATTTCCGCCTCCTCTTCTTTCTTCTTTTCTTCAGAAAACTTAATGGAAGGTTTGCTTAATGCAAATGATGCTAGTACACTGCCAGCTAATTTGCCTCTCTTTTCATCTAAGAGTAAATCTATTACAACTTTGAGATCTTCACTATTGGGCATTTTTTCCGGATTTTCACTTATGATCATTCTTAAAGCTCTTCTAAGGGCTTCCACTCTTAATCCTGGGGATAAAGAATCACCTATTGCATCGATTGGACCATATACTTTCTTTTCGGCAAGCGTAGATAAGGCGCTTGCAACGTTATTTAGGGCTATCCATTCATATTGTTTAAATGTTTGACTTGACATAGGCGCATCATATTTAATTGCGTAAAACTAACATATATAGTTTTCTTTTCTTAGATAATGTAACATTAATGTTGATTGTTTAACAAAATATTTAACTTTTATGATAATTATTTACTATTTATGTAACATTCCGAAGTAATCTCATAAAGTATTTCATGTTATAGTTTAATGATGGAATGATGCATTGAATTGTTTGTTTCTTCAGCTATAAATGAACTCTATAACTAATTGGGTTATGAATTAATTAGTGCTGGTGACATATTCTGTTGTACCAGCATGTTTTGCATTTGTTTGTCCATTTCGTTTGTGGTATTATTTTCCCATCTATTATTTCATGTGTTTTCTGTATGATTTTTATTGAATAGTTCTTCAGTTGTTTTGTTAGTGTTCTTTCATGCCATAGT from the Candidatus Methanomethylicota archaeon genome contains:
- the cas7a gene encoding type I-A CRISPR-associated protein Cas7/Csa2, translating into MVYVSLAGRVRANIEALNMAETIGNVSRRRRAPYILKVEDGYKLVYVPVISGESIAHAYQANLVEAAKLIYSKEGLTPPVDIWALRNEMIKFSDKEHLTDKLKEVLSKVGKGKLSPKEVEEVQHMFEKVAIQESIVADIGGFLYAEKPISARRTSLFQVGYATPVEDAITEAAIEAQMHARQVAVGLKTEEEKLEEEGEEESKKEEEREAQMLYYVEIASAVYGITMQLDVSNIGVTSMVKREQVVSEQEKNRRIKTALLALAMTMGLQLYGAKRSRFNPFLDIESLVGVVSKPLPLTPLPPQRKDYIDLTVQKVKKVTSLLEKFGINGKASMISYGKVIEGVIVTDTPEEFFEKLIDETFKLL
- a CDS encoding Dna2/Cas4 domain-containing protein yields the protein ILEIKYGDVKKPYPDHILQTATYAIMAEETLKQTAYKIVLYYKQSKLWHERTLTKQLKNYSIKIIQKTHEIIDGKIIPQTKWTNKCKTCWYNRICHQH